In Brachypodium distachyon strain Bd21 chromosome 2, Brachypodium_distachyon_v3.0, whole genome shotgun sequence, one genomic interval encodes:
- the LOC100835531 gene encoding cytochrome P450 98A1 → MDAASLLPFVFALVAIPISLALLNRLRLGRLPPGPRPWPVVGNLRQIKPVRCRCFQEWAERYGPILSVWFGSSLTVVVSTSELAREVLKEHDQQLADRPRNRSTQRFSRNGQDLIWADYGPHYIKVRKLCNLELFTQKRLEALRPIREDEVTAMVESVHRVATDPAPGNEGKPLTVRNHLAMVSFNNITRLAFGKRFVNANGDVDEEGQEFKTIVNNGIKIGASLSVAEFIWYLRWLCPLNEELYNTHNERRDRLTKKIIDEHATALKESGAKQHFVDALFTLREQYDLSDDTVFGLLWDMITAGMDTTVISVEWAMAELVRNPRVQKKLQEELDSVVGRDRVMSETDFQNLPYLLAVVKESLRLHPPTPLMLPHKASTSVKVGGYNIPKGANVMVNVWAVARDPKVWSNPLEFRPERFLEESIDIKGSDFRVLPFGAGRRVCPGAQLGINLVASMIGHLLHHFEWSLPEGTRPEDVNMMESPGLVTFMGTPLQAVAKPRLEKEELYKRIPFEM, encoded by the exons ATGGACGCGGCCTCGCTGCTCCCGTTCGTGTTCGCGCTGGTGGCGATCCCGATCTCGCTCGCGCTCCTCAACCGCCTCCGCCTGGGCCGCCTCCCGCCGGGCCCGCGCCCGTGGCCCGTGGTGGGCAACCTGCGCCAGATCAAGCCCGtccgctgccgctgcttccAGGAGTGGGCGGAGCGGTACGGGCCCATCCTCTCGGTCTGGTTCGGCTCCTCGCTCACCGTCGTCGTCTCCACCTCGGAGCTGGCGCGGGAGGTGCTCAAGGAGCACGACCAGCAGCTCGCCGACCGGCCCCGGAACCGCTCCACGCAGCGCTTCAGCCGCAACGGCCAGGACCTCATCTGGGCCGACTACGGCCCGCACTACATCAAGGTGCGAAAGCTCTGCAACCTCGAGCTCTTCACGCAGAAGCGGCTCGAGGCGCTGCGCCCCATCCGGGAGGACGAGGTCACCGCCATGGTCGAGTCCGTCCACCGCGTAGCCACTGACCCCGCCCCCG GCAATGAAGGAAAGCCATTGACAGTGAGGAACCACCTTGCTATGGTATCCTTCAACAATATAACAAGGCTCGCTTTTGGGAAGCGGTTCGTGAATGCAAATGGCGATGTTGATGAAGAAGGGCAGGAGTTCAAAACTATCGTCAACAATGGGATCAAAATTGGTGCATCTCTCTCAGTTGCTGAATTCATCTGGTACTTGAGATGGCTGTGCCCACTTAATGAGGAGCTTTACAACACCCACAATGAGAGAAGGGACCGGCTAACCAAGAAGATCATAGATGAGCATGCGACGGCCCTCAAGGAGAGCGGTGCCAAGCAGCACTTTGTGGATGCATTGTTCACTCTCAGAGAACAGTATGACCTTAGCGACGACACAGTTTTCGGACTTCTATGG GACATGATCACTGCTGGAATGGACACAACAGTTATATCAGTGGAGTGGGCAATGGCAGAGCTGGTCAGGAACCCCAGGGTGCAAAAGAAGCTGCAAGAAGAGCTGGACTCTGTCGTTGGCCGTGACCGTGTCATGTCCGAGACCGATTTCCAAAACCTCCCATACCTGCTAGCTGTTGTCAAGGAGTCCCTCCGTCTACACCCGCCAACACCGCTTATGCTGCCTCACAAGGCCAGCACGAGTGTCAAGGTCGGCGGCTACAACATCCCCAAGGGTGCCAACGTCATGGTGAATGTTTGGGCGGTCGCTCGTGACCCCAAGGTGTGGAGCAACCCACTGGAGTTCAGGCCCGAGCGCTTCCTGGAGGAGAGCATCGACATCAAAGGCAGTGACTTCAGAGTGCTGCCCTTTGGCGCGGGACGGAGGGTGTGCCCCGGTGCGCAGCTTGGGATCAACCTCGTGGCCTCCATGATCGGGCACCTCCTGCACCATTTTGAGTGGTCTCTGCCGGAAGGCACCAGGCCGGAGGACGTCAACATGATGGAGTCCCCTGGGCTCGTCACGTTCATGGGCACGCCACTGCAGGCCGTTGCCAAGCCGCGCCTGGAGAAGGAGGAGTTGTACAAAAGAATCCCGTTTGAAATGTGA